In the Sarcophilus harrisii chromosome 3, mSarHar1.11, whole genome shotgun sequence genome, one interval contains:
- the HTR6 gene encoding 5-hydroxytryptamine receptor 6: MALEVGLTNSSSPSLGAPEGSGWVAAILCLIIALTAGGNSLLILLICTQPALRSTSNYFLVSLFTSDLLVGLVVMPPAMLNELYGRWVLARSLCLLWAAFDVMCCSASILNLCLISLDRYLLILSPLRYKGRMTPCRALALILAAWGLAALASFLPTHMGWHRQGRPPAPNATAEAAWPELAPGGQCRLLASLPFVLVASGLTFFLPSVAISFTYCRILVTARKQAVQVASLATNMEALQVPRTPNLAASTSSENRRFASKHSRKG, encoded by the exons ATGGCCCTGGAGGTGGGTTTGACCAACAGCAGTAGCCCGAGCTTGGGGGCTCCCGAGGGCAGCGGATGGGTGGCGGCCATTCTGTGTCTCATCATCGCCCTGACCGCGGGAGGCAACTCGTTGCTCATCCTGCTCATTTGCACGCAGCCGGCCCTGCGCAGCACCTCCAACTACTTCCTCGTGTCGCTCTTCACGTCGGACCTGCTGGTGGGGCTGGTGGTGATGCCGCCAGCCATGCTCAACGAGCTGTACGGCCGCTGGGTGCTGGCGCGCAGCCTCTGCCTGCTCTGGGCGGCCTTCGATGTCATGTGCTGCAGCGCCTCCATCCTCAACCTGTGCCTCATCAGTCTGGACCGCTACCTGCTCATCCTGTCTCCGCTGCGCTACAAGGGCCGCATGACGCCGTGCCGCGCCCTGGCCCTCATCCTGGCCGCCTGGGGCCTGGCCGCGCTGGCCTCCTTCCTGCCCACGCACATGGGCTGGCACCGGCAGGGCCGCCCGCCGGCCCCCAACGCCACCGCCGAGGCCGCCTGGCCCGAGCTGGCCCCCGGGGGGCAGTGCCGCCTGCTGGCCAGCCTGCCCTTTGTCCTGGTGGCGTCGGGGCTTACCTTCTTCCTACCTTCTGTGGCCATCTCCTTCACTTACTGTAGGATCCTGGTGACTGCCCGAAAGCAGGCGGTGCAAGTGGCCTCCCTTGCCACCAACATGGAGGCATTGCAG GTGCCGAGGACTCCAAATCTAGCAGCATCTACCTCCAGTGAGAACAGACGGTTTGCCTCGAAGCACAGCAGGAAAGGTTAA